In Paenibacillus xylanilyticus, the genomic window CAGGTGAGCGGGCTCCGCTCTGGAATCCGAATGCCCGCGGCTCGTTCTTCGGTCTGACGCTTCATCATAAGAAGGAGCACATGATCCGCGCAGCTTTGGAAGGTGTATTGTTCAATCTGTATACGGTCATGCTGGCTATTGAGGAGAAGATCGGCCGTCCTACCAAAATCCAGGCAACGGGTGGCTTCGCCCGCTCCGAATTATGGCGGCAGATGATGGCCGATATCTTCGACCAGGATGTCATTATTCCCGAAAGCATTGAGAGCTCCTGCCTTGGTGCAGCCGTGCTTGGCTTGTATGCACTTGGCCGAATTGATTCCCTGAGTGCGGTATCCGGCATGATCGGATCCACACATCGCCATCAGCCTGACCCGGATCATGTCCGCATCTACCGGGAATTGCTGCCGATCTTTATTCGGATCTCCCGCAAATTTGAGGAAGAGTATGCGGATATCGCTGCTTTTCAAAATAAAACGATGCATCAGAAATAGTTGCAGAAAAAACAGGTGTCCATTTAAGGGCACCTTTTTTTTACTACTTATAAAGCATTACTGATTATATTTACTGAATGCATCCTTGTCGTCCTGCACATTTTCCAGATACATAATCTGTCCCTCATCATTCACGCGGGCGATATCAATCCCTGTTTTGGCATATACCGTGCCATCAGCAGCTTGCCCACATACGGCCCAGTTCGTCTGATAGCTGCCGTCCGGCTGAAGAACCCACCCGTCCCACATATGTTTGACGTCCATGTTGTACTCGTAGAATGCTTTCATAAAACCTTCAAATCCCCTTCTGCTGGTACCGTTCAACACAATCTCTGCATCCGCTGTGAACAGGGACAGTAAATCCTCCATTGCACGTGCGTCCGTACGGGAAGCGTCAAATAAACGAAAATAGTTGTTTAACAAGGTAGTCATGATGTTCCTCCTGATGGTCATAAACCGATATGAATTACAGTTCGAATAATTTCGAACTATTGAATAGCAATGTATCACACGATTCAGTCTCCTTACAACCCTCAGTTCGAAAAAAATCAAACATTGAAAGAGACGTTTCAATATGCTACCGTCATAGATATGAAAACACCTACAATACCCATGGCTTCGGACATGGAGTTTACCACGGTCTGCAATGCACTTGGTGATCCGGTGCGCATGAAGATTGCACACTGCCTGGCCAGCTCCGGCGAGAAAAACTGTTCCGCCTTCGAAGTAGACCATATTTCCAAATCCACATTGTCCCATCACATCAAAATTCTTCGTGAAGCAGGCCTGATCCAGCCACGTATAGAAGGCAAACAGCATTTTTACTCTTTGCGAAAGGATGATCTAAACAGTCGTTTCCCCGGTCTTGTAGAATTAATATTGAATACGACAGGAGGTTAATTGCATTGTTGGATAAAAAAGCGGCAAAAATATTGCTGACCACATTCTGGGGAGGTGGCGGCTGGAAGACAGAACGTGCACCATTCTCCGGAGATGATTTTGAATATGCCAAGAGCAAGCATGTGATGTTCGATCCGCAGACCACCACCCACGACGAGATTGTTCGGCGTCTGCATGAAATTCATCAGGACATCACCTTGAAGGACAGGGTCGTATCGGCTTTTCTGCATAGCCTGTCTACCAAAAAAGTATATTTGCGCAGTGCGCTCTCCAGTTGGGCACTCACCTCACGTTTACCTCTGCACACCTATGGGGAACGGCCCGCGCTTCATGCCAACACCAGTGCATGCGGGGATTGCAATTACCTAAGGTTACAGTCGGACAAGCAGTATGTGAACGCGGATCTGAACGTCCTGAATTTTGAGCGGATCAAATGGGGCGGGGTCCGTCATGGATGGTTGCTCTACTGCCTGATGGATCTGGAGTTGCTGCTTCTTGATAACGATTCAAGCTACGAGGTAACCTCGGAAGACAAGGCCATCCTTGAACAGCTTCTCGCAGCCTGCCAGACTGGTGATCCCAAGGATAGTGCCCGTTCGCTTGAAAAGCTGTGGAAAGGTCTGCTCCCTTCGAGCAAACAGGAGCGGGATGCCCTGATTGAGATCTGGGCTGCTGCTGGACTGCTGATTCCTGGAGATACGCCGAGAAGAGGCAAAGGTGGTTCCGGCGATTTTATCTTTGCCGCTACCTGGCAAGGAGATGACGGCTATCATGCGGAAACAGCAAACCACTTCTTTGGATCTTATTTTCAATAAATGATCTGAACTTTGGCTTTCTGCCAACATGTACGTTCAAGCAGGTTACAATAATGACATCGACAGATTTCCGCTCCAGCTCGTATAATAGGGGAAAAATGGTAGATGGGAGTGAATCAAGCAATTTTATGGTATACATAATGGCCTTTTTGCTGTCTTTTGTTGTCGTGCTTCTGCTCATTCCTCCGCTTAGCCGCCTGGCACACCGCCTTGATTTTGTGGACAAGCCACGGGAGGACGTAGAGCGCAAGCTGCACAGGCAGCCTATTCCACTGACGGCGAGTTACGCGATATTCACCGGATTCTTCCTGACATACATTGCTTTTACGAAGCAGTTGTCCATGGAGACAGCCGCACTGGTTGCAGGCGGTATGCTTCTGTTAACGATTGGCACCATTGATGACTGGTACAAAACAAAAGGCAAAGACTTTCCCGCCCTGCCCAAAATGATCATTCAGATCTCTGCGGCCGTGCTCGTATTTGCTTCCGGCATTGCATTCACCGGGTTTGTTAACCCGCTGACCTCGGAATACGTCATGCTTCCGTTCTGGCTGCAGTTCATTCTGACGATCCTGTGGATCTTCGGTGTAACCACGGTCATTAACTTCTCGGATGGCATGGACGGGCTTGCTGGCGGATTGTCAGCGATCTCGGCCGTCACGCTGTTTGTCGTTGCCCTGGCCAAAGGCCAGAGCGATTCGGCACTCATGTCCATCGTACTTGTCGGTGTAACGCTTGGGTATCTGAAATACAATAAACCTCCGGCCAAGGTATTTATGGGTGATGCCGGTGCGACATTCCTCGGTTTCATTCTGGCTGTCATTGCCCTTGATGGGGCATTCAAGCAAGCCACCATGCTGTCCCTATTCATCCCGATTCTGGCTCTTGGTGTACCGATCTTCGACAATATCTTTGTCGTTATCAAACGTTTCATCCAAGGCAAAGCCATCTATCAGGCCGATGCAAGCCAGGCTCATTACCGCCTCCTGCGTGCA contains:
- a CDS encoding nuclear transport factor 2 family protein, with amino-acid sequence MTTLLNNYFRLFDASRTDARAMEDLLSLFTADAEIVLNGTSRRGFEGFMKAFYEYNMDVKHMWDGWVLQPDGSYQTNWAVCGQAADGTVYAKTGIDIARVNDEGQIMYLENVQDDKDAFSKYNQ
- a CDS encoding ArsR/SmtB family transcription factor is translated as MKETFQYATVIDMKTPTIPMASDMEFTTVCNALGDPVRMKIAHCLASSGEKNCSAFEVDHISKSTLSHHIKILREAGLIQPRIEGKQHFYSLRKDDLNSRFPGLVELILNTTGG
- a CDS encoding MraY family glycosyltransferase; amino-acid sequence: MVYIMAFLLSFVVVLLLIPPLSRLAHRLDFVDKPREDVERKLHRQPIPLTASYAIFTGFFLTYIAFTKQLSMETAALVAGGMLLLTIGTIDDWYKTKGKDFPALPKMIIQISAAVLVFASGIAFTGFVNPLTSEYVMLPFWLQFILTILWIFGVTTVINFSDGMDGLAGGLSAISAVTLFVVALAKGQSDSALMSIVLVGVTLGYLKYNKPPAKVFMGDAGATFLGFILAVIALDGAFKQATMLSLFIPILALGVPIFDNIFVVIKRFIQGKAIYQADASQAHYRLLRAGLNHKQVVGVLYLISTCLCLSSIILMLVEM